The proteins below are encoded in one region of Cygnus olor isolate bCygOlo1 chromosome 19, bCygOlo1.pri.v2, whole genome shotgun sequence:
- the NELFB gene encoding negative elongation factor B, which produces NFALAAAKRWTGKGLFPAACRFWSRFLISPLAAGEEKLFSAGRPQTARNLWCGAAGSASGEGRRTALRWGTRQRDGPRRGRGGSGPGGGGGAAMYAGLQELGVANGEDLKETLTNCTEPLKAIEQFQTENGVLLPSLQSALPFLDLHGTPRLEFHQSVFDELREKLLERVSAIALEGKVEERYKKLEDLLEKSFSLVKMPSIQPVVMCVMKHLPKVPEKKLKLVMADKDLYKACAVEVKRQIWQDNQALFGDEVSPLLKQYILEKENILFSNEISVFNNFFSPSPKARRQGEVVQKLTQMIGKNVKLYDMVLQFLRTLFLRTRNVHYCTLRAELLMSLHDLEISEICTVDPCHKFTWCLDACIREKFVDNKRARELQGFLDGVKKGQEQVLGDLSMILCDPFAINTLALSTIRHLQDLAGQDTLPRESPDLLLLLRMLSLGQGAWDMIDSQVFKEPKMEVELITKFLPMLMSFVVDDHTFNVDQKLPSEEKGPIPYPSTIPEAFTKFLQDNRIACEIGLYYILHITKQRNKNAFLRLLPALVETFSDLAFSDIFLHLLTGNLTLLGDEFALEEFCTTLFDGFFLTACSRKENVHRHVLRLLLHLHHKVAPAKLESLQKALEPTKQSGEAVKELYNQLTEKLELRKPSPAEVTETPSMELPLPTVPTPASR; this is translated from the exons AACTTCGCGCTGGCGGCGGCCAAACGATGGACGGGGAAAGGCCTCTTCCCCGCTGCGTGCCGTTTTTGGTCGCGTTTCCTGATTTCACCACTTGCTGCCggggaagaaaagctgttttcgGCCGGGCGTCCGCAGACGGCCCGGAACCTTTGGTGCGGCGCGGCGGGTTCCGCGAGCGGGGAAGGGCGGCGGACCGCGCTGCGCTGGGGGACCCGGCAGCGGGACGGAccgcggcggggccgtggcgggagcgggccgggggggggcggcggggccgccatGTACgcggggctgcaggagctgggggtggcCAACGGCGAGGACCTGAAGGAGACGCTGACCAACTGCACGGAGCCGCTCAAGGCCATCGAGCAGTTCCAG ACAGAAAATGGAgtcctgctgccctccctgcagtCGGCGCTGCCCTTCCTGGACCTGCACGGCACCCCCCGGCTGGAGTTCCACCAGTCGGTGTTCGACGAGCTGagggagaagctgctggagCGGGTCTCAGCCATCGCTTTGGAAGGGAAAGTTGAGGAAAG gtaCAAGAAGCTGGAAGATCTCTTggagaaaagcttttccttGGTCAAGATGCCTTCCATACAGCCCGTGGTAATGTGTGTCATGAAGCACTTGCCCAAG GTCCCTGAGAAGAAGCTGAAGTTGGTAATGGCCGATAAGGATTTGTATAAAGCATGTGCAGTGGAGGTGAAGCGCCAGATTTGGCAGGATAACCAGGCTCTGTTTGGTGACGAGGTGTCTCCACTGCTGAAACAATATAtcctggagaaagaaaacattctctTCAGCAATGAAATTTCTGTCTTCAACAATTTCTTCAGTCCGTCTCCCAAAGCAAGACGTCAGGGAGAG GTGGTTCAGAAGCTGACTCAGATGATTGGGAAGAACGTGAAGCTCTATGATATGGTGTTGCAGTTTCTGAGAACCTTGTTCCTTCGGACAAGGAATGTTCATTACTGCACGCTACGGGCAGAGCTCCTGATGTCGCTGCATGACCTGGAAATCAGTGAAATCTGCACCGTTGACCCCTGTCATAAG ttcACCTGGTGCCTTGATGCCTGCATTCGGGAGAAGTTTGTGGACAACAAGAGAGCTCGGGAATTGCAAGGATTTTTGGATGGAGTGAAGAAGGGACAAGAACAAGTTTTGGG GGACTTATCAATGATCTTGTGTGATCCCTTTGCCATTAACACCTTAGCCTTGAGTACCATAAGACACCTGCAAGACCTGGCTGGGCAGGACACCTTACCCAGG GAAAGTCCAGATCTACTACTGCTCCTTAGGATGCTGTCTTTGGGACAGGGGGCCTGGGACATGATTGACAGTCAAGTCTTCAAGGAACCAAAAATG GAAGTTGAGCTGATCACTAAGTTCTTGCCTATGCTGATGTCTTTTGTGGTGGATGACCACACGTTCAATGTAGATCAGAAACTGCCCTCGGAGGAGAAGGGGCCAATTCCCTACCCCAGCACCATTCCTGAAGCTTTCACCAA ATTCTTGCAGGACAACAGAATAGCTTGTGAGATTGGGCTATACTACATCCTTCACATCACTAAACAGAGGAACAAGAATGCTTTCCTCAGGCTTCTGCCAGCACTAG TTGAGACATTCAGTGACCTGGCCTTCAGTGACATATTTCTGCATCTGCTCACTGGTAACCTCACACTGCTGGGTGATGAATTTGCACTCGAGGAGTTCTGCACCACTCTCTTTGATGGCTTCTTTCTCACTGCTTGCTCAAG AAAGGAGAATGTACATAGACATGTGCTGAGACTGCTGCTTCATCTGCATCACAAAGTGGCGCCTGCCAAATTAGAGTCTCTCCAGAAGGCTTTGGAACCCACCAAACAG AGTGGGGAAGCTGTGAAGGAGCTTTATAACCAACTCACTGAGAAACTGGAGCTTCGCAAGCCTAGTCCAGCCGAAGTGACTGAGACTCCCTCCATGGAACTGCCCTTGCCCACTGTGCCCACACCAGCCTCACGCTGA
- the LOC121057575 gene encoding ectonucleoside triphosphate diphosphohydrolase 2-like → MSWRELLPPWLVIVAGLTGIVLLCVSTKDVPVTPLRTKYGVVLDAGPSRTILFIYQWTTTKANKTGVITECSSCVVQGPGISNYSDSPQKVGKSLDTCLNWAQKMIPAEQHSQTPLYLGAATSTRQLNLSHPTLSDDLLAALTVALKSTPFDFQGTQILSSLDKEAFNWIAVNYVLENFFKYDWRGHLVPSGKGMAGVLSMGGTSAQLTSKIEEGNQAPKEGVRLQLYGRTHNVYTHHCPCHGTDQLRRRLLSMLIQDQRSAKTVSNPCWPLTYSQEVRWHSVHAGPCAVSDDASDVPGPDEVFNITGSSNPSACVTLVHSLLNSSSCSFLTHSLNSAVKPVRTRFLVISEAMDFLRKSVPSPDLGQAVNKLCGMSVKELVQESQTSLDTVADYCVVSAFIFHLSTKGYTLDFDKSVQTAFREIGDTSSGWTLGYLLSLTNTLPQDSPSFLKGIEPGVWSLLLILFVVLLTGSFMCISYRVMVKENSFSNRNSSVFDDN, encoded by the exons ATGTCTTGGCGTGAGCTCCTTCCCCCCTGGCTGGTGATCGTAGCGGGACTGACGGGCATCGTGCTGCTCTGCGTCTCCACCAAAGACGTGCCCGTCACCCCGCTCAGGACCAAG TATGGCGTTGTTCTGGATGCTGGCCCATCGCGCACCATCCTGTTCATCTACCAGTGGACCACTACCAAGGCAAACAAGACCGGGGTGATCACAGAATGCAGTTCCTGTGTCGTGCAAG GTCCAGGAATCTCCAACTACTCAGATTCTCCTCAGAAAGTAGGGAAGAGCTTGGATACATGTTTGAACTGGGCCCAGAAAATGATCCcggcagagcagcacagccaaaCTCCCCTCTACCTGGGAGCAGCCACCAGCACGAGGCAGCTGAA CCTCAGCCATCCCACCCTCTCTGACGATCTCCTCGCAGCCCTGACCGTGGCCCTGAAGTCAACGCCCTTTGACTTTCAGGGGACACAAATCCTGTCCAGTCTAGACAAGGAAGCATTCAATTGGATTGCTGTTAACTATGTCCTGGAGAACTTCTTCAAG TATGACTGGCGAGGACACTTGGTCCCTTCCGGAAAGGGGATGGCAGGAGTCCTGTCCATGGGAGGAACCTCAGCACAGCTCACCTCCAAGATAGAAGAAGGGAACCAGGCGCCAAAGGAGGGAGTGAGGCTGCAGCTGTACGGGCGGACACACAACGTGTACACCCATCACTGCCCCTGCCATGGCACGGACCAGCTCCGCAGGAGGCTGCTCTCTATGCTCATACAG GATCAGAGAAGCGCTAAAACTGTGTCTAACCCCTGCTGGCCCCTCACCTACTCCCAGGAAGTGCGGTGGCATTCAGTGCATGCAGGGCCTTGTGCCGTCAGTGACGACGCATCGGACGTCCCTGGCCCTGATGAGGTCTTCAACATCACCGGCTCCAGCAACCCGTCTGCCTGCGTGACCCTCGTGCACAGCCTGCTCaactcctcctcctgcagcttcctcacacATTCCCTCAACAGTGCTGTCAAGCCCGTGCGGACCAGGTTTCTG GTGATTTCTGAGGCCATGGACTTCCTGAGAAAATCTGTACCCTCTCCTGACTTGGGTCAGGCAGTCAACAAGCTTTGTGGGATGTCTGTCAAAGAG CTAGTCCAGGAGTCCCAGACAAGCCTGGATACAGTTGCTGATTACTGCGTTGTATCCGCCTTCATCTTTCATCTCAGTACAAAGGGATACACGCTGGACTTCGATAAGTCTGTTCAGACTGCGTTCCGAGAG ATTGGCGATACATCATCTGGCTGGACTCTTGGGTACCTGCTGAGTCTCACCAACACCCTCCCCCAGGACAGCCCAAGCTTCCTCAAGGGGATCGAACCAGGTGTCTGGTCTTTGCTCCTTATCCTCTTCGTTGTGCTGCTCACCGGCTCTTTCATGTGCATCTCATACCGAGTGATGGTCAAGGAAAACAGCTTCAGTAACAggaacagcagtgtttttgaCGACAACTGA